A section of the Nitrospirota bacterium genome encodes:
- a CDS encoding M48 family metalloprotease, whose translation MLPAAASFAADQADPRIAARAKIERLLSCQQAEKDAALAEKRHAQDKISDIETFIRSLSDRPVHYAAHEKADRALIISRDALAKVEERVRLADAQLNLTTRAITYLLPELGVKERAPLDKLVRKAWDRLAHFANRHGQSWDEVAEAKHGFVRNPLIEQRLKAIVQRVQGSSDQASVPVDVRILAKPSGMGAAATASTIYFDQSYLDRAPSEDELLFIAGHELAHIQLNHYNKLIVREALENKLNSVRLDPVEGDRLTDVRDRIYQKYQTGQPLTPREELHREVELKAQLAQFAREQELQADLLGAQMALAAGASPIGIKEGLSHDNFFTRLKNELEERRILGDSARNEADNPIEKLTADHPYSEERLKALETALGYKFWERTDLKLNSSCPR comes from the coding sequence ATGCTGCCCGCAGCCGCCTCCTTTGCGGCCGACCAGGCCGATCCCCGGATCGCCGCTCGCGCCAAGATCGAGCGGCTGTTGTCCTGCCAGCAGGCGGAGAAAGATGCGGCGTTGGCCGAGAAGCGCCATGCCCAAGACAAGATTTCTGATATCGAAACGTTCATTCGCTCGCTCAGCGACCGGCCCGTTCATTATGCCGCGCACGAAAAGGCCGATCGGGCGTTGATTATCTCTCGGGATGCGCTCGCCAAGGTGGAAGAGAGAGTCCGCCTGGCAGACGCCCAACTCAATCTCACGACACGGGCCATCACCTATCTTCTTCCAGAGCTGGGCGTGAAGGAACGAGCCCCCTTGGATAAATTGGTTCGCAAGGCTTGGGATCGGCTGGCCCATTTCGCGAATCGACATGGCCAAAGCTGGGACGAGGTCGCTGAAGCCAAGCACGGGTTCGTCAGGAATCCGCTGATCGAACAACGGCTTAAAGCTATAGTTCAACGCGTTCAGGGATCATCGGATCAAGCTTCCGTGCCAGTCGATGTTCGCATTTTGGCAAAGCCGAGCGGGATGGGCGCGGCAGCCACTGCTTCAACCATTTACTTCGACCAAAGCTATCTCGATCGCGCACCTTCGGAAGATGAGCTTCTGTTCATCGCCGGACATGAGCTTGCCCATATTCAGCTCAATCATTACAACAAGCTCATCGTGCGGGAAGCGTTGGAAAATAAGCTGAACTCTGTTCGTCTCGACCCTGTAGAGGGGGATCGTCTCACGGACGTGCGTGACCGCATCTATCAAAAATACCAAACGGGCCAGCCCCTCACGCCAAGAGAGGAGCTGCATCGGGAGGTCGAACTAAAGGCGCAGCTGGCACAGTTCGCTCGTGAACAGGAATTGCAGGCTGATCTACTCGGAGCCCAGATGGCCCTTGCCGCTGGGGCATCTCCGATCGGTATCAAAGAAGGGTTATCGCACGACAATTTTTTTACCAGACTCAAGAACGAACTCGAAGAGCGGCGGATACTTGGCGATAGCGCTCGCAACGAAGCCGATAATCCTATCGAAAAATTGACGGCAGACCATCCATACTCAGAAGAACGGCTGAAAGCGCTCGAAACAGCCCTGGGCTACAAGTTCTGGGAACGGACGGATTTGAAGCTTAATTCTAGTTGCCCACGCTAA